The Arachis ipaensis cultivar K30076 chromosome B10, Araip1.1, whole genome shotgun sequence DNA window AGTCTAACAAAGCACTTTGTATTTCTTGGAAACCAAGGAATTTGCCAACTGAGCTATATATTTGGTTTTGCCAGTTTCCTTTCACATCATTGTTCTCCCTATGTCAAAAGTTGAAATGTCCTGAGTCACTTAGTAATTGTAGGAAACAGCATGCCAGAACTTAAAAGAGAAACTGAAATCTAGCTTTTTTAGTTCCTAGTTATTTTCATTTTGATTAACTATTGACAGGCATATACATGGTTTGTGCTACCTTGGGGTTGAGATTGCAGCTTATTCTTCAGTGGTTGACGGGGATACTTGTGCTTATCTGCTCTTTTGTTGAGAAGAAGAAATTTTCAGTTGATATATCTTTGAAGTTGGGAAGCAGTTTCTCTCTTGTTCCCTTTGTTATTGTGGTGGTAAGCATTCTGCTTCAACCAGTTTTATACTGGTTTATGCATCTTTTGAATGCTGAATAACGGCTTGATTGGTCTCTGTTTTCATTTTGGGATTTTGTAAAGGAAAATATTCAGTATTTTTACTGTTTCCTTCTCAGAATCCTAAAACAAGATTCGCagaaaaatgaaaacagaaaccaATCAGCTCTTATAAGTTATTTGAATTCTTCCTTTCTTTGTCCCTTTATATTAGTGAATCTATGGAGCAAATGAACTTGATAAACGGCTGTGATTCTTACGCATGGTGAACTTCCACTTTTCACAGGCTGTTTGCACCATGTTGGCCATGACTGCTACCTTGCCTCTTGCTCAACTTTTCTTTTTTCATATTCTTCTCATAAAAAAGGTAAGCCTGACATTTGTTTGCCACGTGAGAATTCGTTTACGTTTTGCGTGAACcatttatttaatttaagttGATAGGGGAGGTAAGATGCCTTCACATGCTATGCATCCCATTAGAGGCTTGAAGCTTGAAAAATACATGTCTATTTTTCACTGTGTTGGAATTAACTTTTATTTACAAGAGTGATGAAAGAAGGATCAAACTCTAGGCCATTCGCTAAAAGAGAATTTCGTACCAATCATGAATTATTTCCGCCCAAAACTTATCATCATTCTTATAATGGGCAGCTTGCATTATAAGGGAAAATAAATTGAAATGAAGATACGAGAAAGAGAGATCTAGATAGGAAATATAGGGGTACCAAGGGAGATTGATAGAACCAGCACTAGCAGAACTTGTAGATTTTATTGCTGCACAGGGATTGCCAATTAGCACTCCCTAGAAGATTCTACACAGTTGGAACTACCAACTCAGGGAGAGGAATTCTCTCCAGTTTCTAACAGAATTCACAGCAGAAAATGCCTAGTAAACTAAGCTAACTATAACCTAGCTATTTATAGGCAGTGAGGAATATGTCCAAATAAACTATCAGCCAGCTGGACCATGCTAACAACTCCTAAAACTGCCACTTAACTGCTACTTACCTCTCTTTTTGTAACACAGCTCAAACCTATTAGTAGTAGGCGCCTCTCTATCAGAGATCAATATATGGTTTTAGAAATAGAGGTGAATCTTGTTGAAATTCACCAAATCTGATGTGACCTGAGTGTGATTTGCCCTAAAATTATACTCCCTGAGCTCAGCGACTTTTATGTATTCTGAATTTTATGATTATTGTGATACAACTCAGGGAATTAGCACATACGATTACATCATAGCTTTGAGGGAGCATGAGCACGAGCAGCAAGGAGTTGGGGAACAGCGTAGTCCCCAAATGTCACCTGTTAGCTCGCTTACTGGACTGAGCAGTGCCAGCTCCTTTACTACTTTCCATCGAGGTGCATGGTGCACACCCCCACAGATGTTCCTTGAAGATCAGGTAACCTTTTTTCCCCACTATATCCCTTTAGTCCTGCTTTATATGTTACTCTATTTTCAAATTATGGTCCATTGTCAAAAACATTTTTCCACAAGTGTGTCTCTATGTAGAAAGTTGAAGGGGAGAGTGAGGAGTAGTGTATTGCAAGGGAGAGAATAAGTGGGAAAGTTGACTAAAGGTAATTTTGTAAAATACGATTTATTTTTGTAACTTCAATATTTCTCCATCATTTTCttaagagtaaagtattatttccGTTCTCAACGTTTGGGCAAAATCCtaatttggtccctaacgttttaaacgtCCTAGTTCGgtcccaaaaaattttaaatggatTCAATGTTGTCTCACAGTTAAATTTGACATGAACAATTAGCATATTTAATAGTTAATATAATGTTCAATTTCAGTACGTAAATAAAATCGACCTACCAATAATCACTAATGTAAAAGCTTTTTCATTAATTATTCGAGTCAAATTTAACGGTGGGAAAATCATTTGAAATTTTTCGGTCCTGAAATAGGACGTTTGAAATGTTAGGGATTAAATTAGGATTTGGTTCAAACGTTGATaaccaaaataatattttatcctTTTCTTAATCTATGTGAACAGTAAAAATTGGATATAACTGAGGGTGCAAAtaattttctttctgtttttttttttttttccagtaGGACCTCTGTAAAATGCCTTCAGATACTGGTGCTTAGGTATAATGTATGGTTTTGATGTGAAAATTTTGAATGGCATCATCTCACTGAACTTAGTTCTCGAAACTTTATTCTGAAAAAAAAACATCGCATTATAGTGACAAGTGATCAAgggaaataaaaaatattaaaagaacatGTAATAATACTATGCCAATTTTCGGTTGTTCATGATCAAGATCTGTATAGTTGAAAGCGAGATTCCTTTGATATTTGATTTTGATCAATATTATGTATTGGGAATAGTATAATTTATCGACTTCTCAAAATATATTATGGCATGTGATAGTGTGTTATGCAGTTTGATGTAGTGCCCCCAGAAACAGCTTCTGTAAGTTCACTTGGAAAGAAGACAATCAGAGAAGAGCCGGTTAAGAAAAAGAATCCTGGAGCAGTCAAGATTAGTCCGTGGACATTAGCACGATTAAATAGAGAGGAGGTAACTAAGGCTGCAGCTGAAGCAAGAAAGAAATCGAAAATTCTACAGGCAGTGGCAAGACACAATGACGCATTCAGGCTAGCATCCGACCGCAGTTTTGGTAGCAGTGGGCGACGAATGGTCCCCAGGATCGAGAACAATAGAAGGCGGCCAGGTAAACGGCTCCGCCTTCCGGCTGACTTGCCTTTGGAAGCCCTACCGAAAATCCCTGCCAATAGCATTGATAATGGCTTCAGTGGAACATCTAGTCTGGCGCCGCAGTTTGAAGCCTGGAGCATGTTTCAAGCAAGTCATGCAGTGTCGAGTTCAGCTGGGGTTGTTGCTTCTTCTCCTGAAAGCAGTTTAGACTCGCCTGATATTCACCCCTTTCGAGTGTCTGCATCTAGAGCTGAAGAAGCAAGCTGGACAGGCGGTCTTTCAGCCGCTGCTGCtgctgttaggatttggttgaattagtcccacattgctcaggatagcaaatggagtgggtggcctaggctataaatatgaggctaagttctccatttgtttttgcaccagtcagaaacactttaagcttgtatctgatttttcttttcctctgtactttttattagagagtgttgtgaggtgtagttagatatttgctttgagagagtgttggtgtactggggtgccggtgagagaaagaagtctatgtgttgtaacaattttcacatagtgatattctctggttgtcatttgacaacggccgtggttttttctccggtaattggagtttccacgttaaattcttgtgttgtgattgtgtttattttatttctctgtcaaaggtgttttctcaagggggaatggtgtattattcccaacagCTGCTAATCTGAAGGAAATCCCATTCTCAAGGTCAACTAGTGATGGGTACGAGGCATCCGGTGGCGAAGATAGTGACCGAGTTCCCACGAGGTTTGTTCAGAGATCTGCAAATTGGACTAATCTTGTCTGCAGGGCCGATCAAGATGAGAAACCTTTTGAGCTGAAATCCTCATCCACTTTGGTTCATAATAGAAAATTGTGATCAATTTGGATGATACTTGGACAAATATATTGTTTTGATTAATTTGAATGTGAACTGTTCATTTTTTGATTTGTGAGCCCAAAAAGAAAATGTACTAAAATTGAACATCCCTTAAAATTCCTCACTTGAGTTTGAGTTTGTTACCCCTCAATTAAAAAGTTTTGGAGGTGGGCTTTGATGCTGGAGATCAACTCCAGGATCTTTGTACAAAGTTTTAGGTCATAGTAAATTATTGAGGTTGAGCTTCCTATAAAATATTGTTGGTTGTGCTCTTTATTTTTCCCTTGACAAAAGTTCTTAGCACCTGAATTGGTTTGAAGGGAAATGATTTCTGCATCCTCATTTCCAACTTGGGTAGAAACATATACATGTACATACTGAATGTGTCCAATTGCTGACTCAACAGTGGCTGAATGTACATACTAACCGGATTGCATAAATATGAACTAAGCAACTAGTTTGTCAGATCAATATTCTTAAAGTTGGAGAAAAAATGTTAATGATTCCCAACTTGTTTATCAAATTCTTGAACTAGGTAGGTTGTATCGGCTTAGTTAAGACATACTTAATGTGTTGATTTCACATGCACCAATTTCACCGTCCCATCTTGCACCTTTAACGAGAAAACTGGTAATCCATTTCAATATATTTTATGCGGTCGTGGAAAGTAGGATTCTCGGCAATGTGAATGGATGTGTTTCTGTCACAAAAAATTAAGGAAGGATCCACCAGTACCTTAAAATCAGTCAGCAGCCTCATACTCCAAACTACTTTAGCAGTGACAATGGCAGGAGCTCCGTATTCAGCCTCAGTCGTGGATTTGGACACTGTATCCTGCTTCTTCAACTTCCAAGAAATCAAGGAATCTCCAAGAAAAAATGCAGTAAACTATGGTGGAACACCGCGTTTCTGCATAGCTTCCCCAATCAGTATCACCATGTTGCCTTCAAGGACAGGGAAGATGAGGTAGAAAATAATAAGCCTTGTTTAGGTGCACCTTTCAAATACCTCAAGACATGATGGACAACATCCAAATGAGGAGTTCTAGGTGCTAACATATACTGGCTTAATTTGTTCACAACAAAGCATATCAGGTCTAGAGATTGTAAGGTAGAGTAATCTACCAATCAACCTTCGATACTACCCTGAATCTTCAAGTAAATTACCATCAGAAGCATTGAGTTTCACATTCGAGTTTGATAAATCCCTATTTTATGGAAATTTTTTGCTTGAaaagagtggattttatcaacttatcttgcacttattcattaaaaatgcataattttataaatttctcCTAATTATGGTTGATGGTGAGAAACATGCTTTTATGCTtgaaaattgctaaatttaattcatttttatcccattcgattccttgatgtgtttgtttgagtgattgaaGGTTTACAAGGCAAGAATGATTTGAAGAAATGGAGAAAAaggcatgcaaaagtggagaattcatgaaaaaatgaaAATTGGAGATTTTCATAGTTGTGCGTATGCATGgtagatgcgtacgcatgaccccaaTCTCGTGCCTCATTTAAAATGGCATGTGACTTGCGATTTTGGGCCCAATTTTGGcgcaatctaactcatttctgatgcatATGGAGGCAAGAATGCAAGGGGATCAATCAAGTAGTGTAGGAAGTAGAGTAGGAAGTTTTTTAGAATCATGTtttaggtagaattctagagagagaagaattcttgtttaggatttaggatttttagttagtttcttcttagatttaggtAGGGTGTACATGGCTCGGCCCGTCCCAAAGACCCGGCCCGGGCttgaacactttaggggctagtTTAGTGTGacttcatcgggtttagggtcgagtaagggtctcaaaaatagatccggtcattatttcgggtcaggtccgagccatagctcgggtcacccgaattcGGCCCGGTGGCCTGATCATCATagacaattaatattttgtgttattagtgatagattatggctattcttatgtggaatttaaatattataaaccttaatattttgtattattagtcattataagattataagttaatgttttatgtttaaaatgcataagactttagactaatgcataatattgtgttatttgtattgatttaaatacttagtgttattagacaatattagtattgattatggttatactttaattttagagaagggttggttcttgttatatttttttaagtgaatttcactatgtgaattgtgaaataatggttagagattaggtgatttttacatgctaaagacccggttttcacccggttttccCCCAGCCCGAAGGtgcataggtttcatcgggtctaggatcgGGTTAGGGTCTAAAAATTAGGCCTGGTCTATATTTCGAGCCGGGTCTGGGTAAAACCGAACCCGGTGTGGCCCGGCCATGTACACCcctagatttaggttttaattcttgttttagtgtagtttgcTTTATATTTTCATGTTCTAAAATCTTAATTTGCCTAGTTTTACTTGTTagtttctttaattttgttaattttggtTTATGAACACTTGTTGAAttccaatttccttttaatgcaatttgatgtttttatATTTATTGATATTTGCTTAActtgttattattgctttcttgcttTGATTAGTTATATATCTgtattattttttgtaatttaccatgttttacttttatgtcttccaagtgtttgccAAAATGCCTTCCATAGTTTTAGAATAGAATtttgcattcttggcttggaatggAGGACTTAGATGACCTTGGGTCATTGATGTCCAATATGGATTGGTAATTTAGGTTGTTAGTTGGTTTTGTTTCCactgacgctagtctttcactaagtttaattagtgagttggctaAGACTTGTGaattaagatcaattatgctTATTTGATTTTCTCCCGATGTTTGGGGATGACGAAGTGGGATTAACTCTTcttaattaccatgtttgtggtcaagGACTATGATAGGAAACTTGActctcaattcttgccaagatGCCCTTTTAGCacttgaatttctttgtttgctcttcactttcttgccatttaattttttgTCAATTGCTTTTAAAACTTCTTTTTCAATGATATGcacacctcactgcaattcctttgagagatgacccgggATTGGAAACTCCAAATTTTTATTGATTTGAATTCGTGACAAATAACTAAACTCTGATACAGGTCATTTGTTAGTTTGGAACTATACTGTTgacgaagtaattctttttctgagAAATTCTGAACCGATGTTTAGCTTGCGTCAACATCCAATGGCAATGATGCAGGTTTACAATCTGAGAATCTGATATCCTCAAGCAAAGATAAAGCTTAATTTCTCTGAGATAAGCAGATTCCATCCTTGGATTTTGCAATCACCAAGAAAATATTTGAGAGGTCCTATCACCTTGAGCTTGAACAGATTCTGCAGTGTCTGCTGAGTATGTGTTATGGCAACATCAAGCTTACTTGCCACTATTATGTCGTCAACATAAACTAGAACCATAACAAGGCTATCACCATTGCCTTTGTGAAACAAAGAATAATATGATTTTGACTGAATAAAACCTACACCAGTCAAGGCAGTGAAAAATGTAGTGAACCATTTCCTTGATGCTTGTCGTAGGCCATAGATAGACCTATTCAATTTGCAAACCAGCTTTCCTTCTTGCTCTCCCTTGCTGTGATAACCCTGAGGCAACTTCATATACACGTCTTCATCGAGATTGTCCAGCTTCAACAGCTTCCAATTTTTCACTACAGCAATAGCAAGAAGCAGTTGCACAGTGGTGAGCTTGGCAACCGGCAAGAACATATCTTTGTAGTCCACTCCAGCTTGTTGAGTAGTTTCACGTGCAACTAAACAGGCCTTACATCTATCCACAGAGCCATCTTTCTTCCTCTTTACCTTGTAAACCCATCTTCAAATGATGAAGTGTTTATCTTTAAGGAGTGGAACCATATCCCAAGTATTGTTATTTTCCATGGCCTACAGCTTCTCGGCCATGGCCTGCTACCATTGGGGATATCTATGCTGGTTGgtttggcaagtgcaccaaatcgCTTCAAGTAATACAACGATAAGTGGATATCATTCCCACGAGTATTAAAAGGTTGGGAAAAAATGTTTAATTGAACCTCTAATTAGACTAACAAAACTATTGCAAGGAGTAGGAACTGAACgtaaagcaataataataatgtatgCAAAACTTACGAATAATGAGAGAAATAGATAATTAATGGAGATGTTAAGGTTTTAAAGATATTTAAACAATAACGAAACTAGAATCGATGTCTATTAACATTGTTAATCAGGTAGCTTGTGCCTTTATTCATTGGGCCCCAACTAAGTGCAACTAGTTTTCTATCTGTTATGTCATTTAGATGTACTCTGATATATTCTCTGAACTAATGTGAAAAATTATTCAATGATGTATTAAGATTTGTTTCTTGGAATAACCTATGATACAATAGGATAAATAAGGAAATTTCAGTATACTGAAGTTTTGATTAGATGAAGAAGCTATTATCTTACTAATTGGAATATTTACAAAGACTTAAAAAACTCACCTCAGATAGGGTGAAACTTGGTCACAGTTAAACAACACATGCAGATGTTCGACattgattttctttttctctaaccAATATTCACTACCCATGCCCATTGTAACTCCTTCCATAATAAATATTGGATAGGTTGATCCACTTGATGAGGATTCTCCCCTCTCATCATTCCTTCCAATTCTTGTTCTACATGACTTAACATGAGGCTCAAAATAAAAGAAGCAAAATGTGGATGTTTCTTTTGCTAGGAATGCTTTACAGCTCGATCCGAGCTCTATTTTTCATGATATGCTTGAATGATCCAATTATCCTCTCAAAAGAGTACATCCACCTAAATTGGACTGACCAACATATTCTTGCTTTGTATGGTAGATGGATTGCTAAGTGTTCCATAATATCAAAAAAATCTTGGAGTGAATATCCTCTCTAACTTACAAAGTATGATGAGAATGCTATTCTTCAAGACTGTGAGATCATTAATGCTAAATTTCGCAGCACATAACTCCCAAAAGAACTCACTTATTTCTGTGTGAGATTTTCAAATATTGGTAGGAAGTTCTTTGAACGTGACAAGAGCGTCCTACCTTGTGAAACATTTGCACACTTACCTAAGTTAGAGTTGTAATCATCAGGAAACCTCAATCCCCTAATCCACTTATAAATATTTTGTCTTTGGTCTTTCGTTAGAGAGAACATCACCTTTGGTTTAGCCTGCTGGCCATTCTCAAGTCTCTTTAAGTTCAGATATGGCCACCTGCAAATGTCTACCAAGTCTAACATTTCCTTATCGTTATCTTTTGTTTGCTCATCGTCCATTACCGTGTGCATGATATTATCAAACACGTTTTTTCAATGTGCATCACGTTAAGATAATGACGAACTAAGTTGTCTTTCTAATAATACAACTCCTAAAATATACTCTGTTTTGTCCAATTATGCTTCTTGCCATATCCCGGAGGTCTCAACCTTATCCCGTTATTGACGATCCTTGAGATTCTACTAACACGATGCCAAACTTGCAAATCACTCAATCTCATGGGTGCCTCTTCTTGTTCAGTTTTATTCTTCCTAAACGAGTCCTTATGGTACCGAAAAGGATGATCAATACCGAGGAACATTCGATGACAATCAAACCACGAATTCTTATCCATATTCGTCAGCCAAAATGCCTTTGTATCCTCCATACAAATGGGACGCGATATTCGACTCTGAGTGGACCAACCTGATAACATCTCTTATGCAGGAAAGTCATTAATGGTCCATATTAACGCAACATACAATTGGAAGTTTGTCTTCGTTGAAATATTACACTTTTCTACACCATGAATCCACAACTTCATCAACTCATCCACCAAGTTAAGGGTTGCAAAAAGACATCATTTTGTCCTTTGGGTTTCTTGGACCAGGTATGATACAAGTTAGGAACATGTATGGGTCTTTCATGCACATTTCGGGAAGTAAGTTATAAGGAGTCACCACAACGGGCTAACAAGAGTACGTGTTACAAAAAATTAGAGCTCGGTACAAACTCGTCAGAGCACAAAGCTAATCTAACGTTTCTAGGCTCGCTCGCAAATGTAGGGTGGACCTGATCAAAGTGCTTCCAAGCATCTCTGTCTGACGGGTGCGTCATAAAACCATCATCTCTCTTGTTATTACTATGTTAGGTCGTGCGAGAGGCTGAACTCCTTGATGCATTTAATTGTTTTAGCCTAGGGATTAGGAATAAGTAGTGCATCCATTTATTTGAAACTCTCTTTACTCGTCGTTTACCAATTCGTTCTCTCTCAACTTGAAATCTCAGTGCATCACAAAATCTACAAGCAATTTGGTCTATGTCCCCTTTGCGATATAGCATACAActattcaaacaacaatcaatttTCACCGAATTTAGACCTAATTTTGAAACTAACTTCTTTGCTTTGTAGTGGCTTCGGGAGATGTTAGTAGTCTTGACAGATACTAATTCATTGCAAAGGGTAGTCCACTTATCAAAAGACTCTTGGGTATGATTTGAGTTAGACTTAATATTCATCATTCTAACACATGTAGAAAATTTTGAAGGAACGCACCCCTCAAACAAAGATTTTGCGACAGATGCTAACAGATGATAAAATCTCTTTTCTGCCAGGTTAGGCTCTTGTTCAACATCTTCCATATCGGTAACACCAATTGCATCAAACACCATCTCGTTGTATCTCTCTTGGTTAACTTcccaatttattttttctatgtttAGTTCTCTATGCACCCGAACTCTCGTTGATCAACCCTCAGACCTATTGGAATTCGAGACAGACCAGTTAAACCCCTACTCATCCACTTATTCGTTTTTGTCCACATCCAATACCTATCCTTGAACCCATTACAGTAGAGGAGAGTGTTATATCCGAAGAACCTAATCACTTAGTCAGCCGACACTTATAGCATGGACACCTAAATACCCCTTGAGACCTAAATGCTTGCatgttgaaggcatatgcaacaAAATCGTCAACTCCCATAAAGAACTCAGGT harbors:
- the LOC107623601 gene encoding probable protein S-acyltransferase 22 isoform X2, yielding MITVLYSSFCFLHFVLYISTFFIFFKEEKMRKHGWQLPYHPLQVVAVAVFLALGFAFYVFFAPFVGKKMYQYIIMGLYTPLITCVFGLYTWCTAADPADPGVFRSKRYLKIGGELTTSMQDANASIVISEQKDASSPSSSCILLLYSPCAFVCGCTSDQQASEDGIFYCSLCEVEVFKYSKHCRVCDKCVDRFDHHCRWLNNCIGKRNYRKFFTLMVAALLLLILQWLTGILVLICSFVEKKKFSVDISLKLGSSFSLVPFVIVVAVCTMLAMTATLPLAQLFFFHILLIKKGISTYDYIIALREHEHEQQGVGEQRSPQMSPVSSLTGLSSASSFTTFHRGAWCTPPQMFLEDQCVMQFDVVPPETASVSSLGKKTIREEPVKKKNPGAVKISPWTLARLNREEVTKAAAEARKKSKILQAVARHNDAFRLASDRSFGSSGRRMVPRIENNRRRPGKRLRLPADLPLEALPKIPANSIDNGFSGTSSLAPQFEAWSMFQASHAVSSSAGVVASSPESSLDSPDIHPFRVSASRAEEASWTGAANLKEIPFSRSTSDGYEASGGEDSDRVPTRFVQRSANWTNLELKSSSTLVHNRKL
- the LOC107623601 gene encoding probable protein S-acyltransferase 22 isoform X1; the encoded protein is MITVLYSSFCFLHFVLYISTFFIFFKEEKMRKHGWQLPYHPLQVVAVAVFLALGFAFYVFFAPFVGKKMYQYIIMGLYTPLITCVFGLYTWCTAADPADPGVFRSKRYLKIGGELTTSMQDANASIVISEQKDASSPSSSCILLLYSPCAFVCGCTSDQQASEDGIFYCSLCEVEVFKYSKHCRVCDKCVDRFDHHCRWLNNCIGKRNYRKFFTLMVAALLLLILQWLTGILVLICSFVEKKKFSVDISLKLGSSFSLVPFVIVVAVCTMLAMTATLPLAQLFFFHILLIKKGISTYDYIIALREHEHEQQGVGEQRSPQMSPVSSLTGLSSASSFTTFHRGAWCTPPQMFLEDQFDVVPPETASVSSLGKKTIREEPVKKKNPGAVKISPWTLARLNREEVTKAAAEARKKSKILQAVARHNDAFRLASDRSFGSSGRRMVPRIENNRRRPGKRLRLPADLPLEALPKIPANSIDNGFSGTSSLAPQFEAWSMFQASHAVSSSAGVVASSPESSLDSPDIHPFRVSASRAEEASWTGAANLKEIPFSRSTSDGYEASGGEDSDRVPTRFVQRSANWTNLVCRADQDEKPFELKSSSTLVHNRKL